In a genomic window of Aeromicrobium panaciterrae:
- a CDS encoding AGE family epimerase/isomerase, whose protein sequence is MVPGSEQWRDEQRRAILAFARRSKTEGGFGWLDNDGGLDTEANLQLWITARMTYVFSLAHLAGEPDALELAEHGVRALAAFHDDVNGGWYSELDATSAPAQTGKFCYEHAFVLLAACASFAAGASGAEALLDEATLVHRTRFWDADAGRCREEWNEDWTELDGYRGANSNMHSVEAYLFAADVTGDASWRDRALAICERVIGIHARGHQWRLPEHYDHDWTPIANYNVEKPADPFRPFGATPGHAFEWSRLIVQLAASLDKPRPWMQEAAEALLAQAVSDAVDDDAPAIPYTTDWHGSPVVEERFHWVIAEAVLAAEALHTYTGDTLYEGLARRWWSEIDEYFVTEHGWIHELSATMGPSARTWQGKPDAYHAFNAVTLPSLPLAPCPAKTIERLAV, encoded by the coding sequence ATGGTCCCGGGCAGCGAGCAATGGCGTGACGAGCAGCGCCGGGCGATCTTGGCGTTCGCTCGCCGATCGAAGACCGAGGGCGGCTTTGGCTGGCTCGACAACGACGGCGGCCTCGATACTGAGGCGAACCTGCAGCTCTGGATCACGGCACGCATGACGTACGTCTTCTCGCTCGCGCATCTTGCCGGCGAGCCCGATGCGCTCGAACTCGCAGAACACGGCGTACGAGCGCTGGCGGCCTTCCACGATGACGTCAACGGCGGCTGGTACTCCGAGCTCGATGCCACGAGCGCGCCAGCTCAGACCGGCAAGTTTTGCTACGAGCACGCCTTCGTATTGCTGGCGGCATGCGCATCATTCGCTGCGGGGGCGAGCGGTGCCGAGGCGCTGCTCGACGAGGCGACTCTGGTGCACCGCACGAGATTTTGGGACGCCGATGCCGGACGATGCCGCGAGGAGTGGAACGAGGACTGGACCGAGCTCGATGGCTATCGCGGAGCCAACAGCAATATGCACAGCGTCGAGGCCTACCTCTTCGCCGCAGATGTCACGGGGGACGCCTCCTGGCGCGACCGCGCACTGGCGATCTGCGAGCGCGTGATCGGCATCCATGCTCGAGGGCACCAGTGGCGCCTACCGGAGCACTACGACCACGACTGGACGCCGATAGCCAACTACAACGTGGAGAAGCCTGCGGACCCGTTCCGCCCGTTCGGTGCGACGCCCGGCCATGCTTTCGAGTGGTCGCGACTGATCGTCCAGCTCGCCGCCAGCCTCGACAAACCACGACCGTGGATGCAGGAGGCGGCCGAGGCGCTGTTGGCGCAGGCCGTCTCCGACGCCGTCGATGACGACGCACCCGCGATCCCCTACACAACTGACTGGCACGGCTCACCCGTCGTCGAGGAACGCTTCCACTGGGTCATCGCCGAGGCGGTTCTCGCCGCGGAGGCGCTCCATACGTACACCGGCGACACCCTCTACGAAGGTTTGGCTCGACGCTGGTGGTCCGAGATCGACGAGTACTTCGTCACTGAGCACGGCTGGATTCATGAGCTCTCGGCCACGATGGGGCCGTCGGCTCGAACATGGCAGGGCAAGCCCGATGCGTATCACGCCTTCAATGCCGTGACCCTGCCCAGCCTGCCGCTGGCGCCGTGCCCGGCGAAGACGATCGAGCGGCTCGCCGTATGA
- a CDS encoding carbohydrate kinase — protein MTILVIGEALVDIVDGYPHPGGSPFNVAVGLSRLECETVLAAQIGNDSYGTILQRHLAESGATLALLDPVLERTSSATATIGEDGSASYEFDLTWNPEAMPDPAVFEAVHIGSLGAALMPGANRVAELIATADAMGLAVSYDPNVRLAVEPDPAFWREVFETVIPYARIVKMSDEDAAVLFPEEAPEDLARRLAGEGKLVAITLGGAGAVVAGGREVGGADAPSVAVVDTIGAGDSFMAAMLSWCAAYSWPAGDQLDDTELTDLAEFSVAAAAITCSRPGADPPRLSEL, from the coding sequence ATGACAATTCTGGTCATTGGCGAGGCACTCGTCGACATCGTCGACGGCTACCCGCATCCCGGCGGATCACCGTTCAATGTCGCCGTCGGCCTCTCCCGCCTCGAGTGCGAAACGGTGCTGGCGGCTCAGATCGGGAACGACTCGTACGGCACGATCCTGCAGCGCCACCTGGCCGAGTCCGGCGCCACACTCGCTCTCCTCGACCCGGTGCTGGAGCGTACGTCCTCCGCCACCGCGACGATCGGCGAGGACGGCAGCGCCTCGTACGAATTCGATCTGACCTGGAATCCGGAGGCCATGCCCGATCCGGCGGTGTTCGAGGCAGTGCACATCGGATCGCTGGGTGCGGCGTTGATGCCGGGTGCCAACCGCGTTGCAGAGCTCATCGCCACGGCAGATGCGATGGGACTCGCGGTGTCGTACGACCCCAATGTCCGGCTGGCGGTCGAGCCCGACCCTGCGTTCTGGCGTGAGGTGTTCGAGACCGTCATCCCGTACGCACGGATCGTGAAGATGAGTGACGAAGACGCCGCGGTGCTCTTCCCTGAGGAGGCACCGGAAGACCTCGCCAGGCGGCTCGCGGGCGAAGGCAAGCTCGTGGCAATCACGCTCGGCGGCGCCGGTGCAGTGGTCGCGGGTGGTCGCGAGGTTGGCGGAGCGGACGCGCCCTCCGTCGCAGTCGTCGACACGATCGGCGCCGGCGACTCCTTCATGGCGGCCATGCTCTCGTGGTGCGCCGCGTACTCCTGGCCAGCAGGCGATCAGCTCGATGACACCGAGCTCACCGATCTCGCGGAGTTCTCGGTCGCAGCGGCAGCGATCACCTGCTCCCGGCCGGGTGCTGACCCGCCGCGACTCAGCGAGCTCTGA
- a CDS encoding PfkB family carbohydrate kinase produces MILVVGDVVDDIGVRPLGTINAASDTESEIRMTPGGSAANVAAWLGRLGSYARFVGKAGADGVLRHVDALSAHGVDARIYADAELPTATIVLTLDAAADRTMYVDRAANTTLKATDLPADVWNEIEWLHLTGYSFFDVGVRPIVIELMAEARRRAIGISVDPSSLGFLQAAGRDEFLSWVSDADLLFPNDDEQQFLQIEGNAVVTRGSEGATFGDHSVAAVPTDVVDTTGAGDAFCAGFLSVWTKRRDAAEALAAGANAAAECVAVRGARPVRAR; encoded by the coding sequence ATGATCCTGGTCGTCGGCGATGTGGTTGACGACATCGGCGTACGTCCTCTCGGCACGATCAACGCCGCCAGCGACACCGAGTCCGAGATCCGCATGACCCCTGGTGGATCGGCAGCGAACGTTGCTGCCTGGCTCGGTCGCCTCGGTTCGTACGCACGCTTCGTCGGCAAGGCCGGCGCTGATGGCGTCCTTCGCCATGTCGATGCGCTCTCGGCCCACGGAGTCGATGCGCGCATCTATGCGGACGCCGAGCTGCCGACGGCAACGATCGTGCTGACCCTCGACGCCGCCGCTGATCGCACGATGTACGTCGACCGGGCCGCCAACACGACGTTGAAAGCGACGGACCTTCCAGCAGACGTGTGGAACGAGATCGAGTGGCTGCACCTGACGGGCTATTCGTTCTTCGACGTCGGGGTGCGCCCGATTGTGATCGAGCTGATGGCTGAGGCGCGTCGCCGTGCCATCGGCATCAGCGTCGATCCGAGCTCACTGGGATTCCTTCAGGCAGCCGGTCGAGATGAGTTCCTCTCATGGGTCTCGGATGCCGATCTGTTGTTCCCCAACGACGACGAGCAGCAGTTCCTCCAGATCGAGGGCAATGCCGTAGTCACGAGAGGCTCGGAGGGCGCAACGTTCGGTGATCATTCGGTCGCGGCTGTGCCGACCGATGTCGTCGACACGACCGGTGCCGGCGATGCGTTCTGTGCCGGGTTCCTCAGCGTGTGGACCAAGCGCCGAGATGCCGCCGAAGCCCTGGCCGCTGGCGCCAACGCTGCCGCCGAGTGTGTTGCCGTACGCGGAGCTCGCCCGGTCAGAGCTCGCTGA
- a CDS encoding pseudouridine-5'-phosphate glycosidase produces the protein MTLPLSISPAVQTALDAGQPVVALESTIISHGLPRPDNLEAARGFEAILTGMGVVPATIAVLDGQLKAGLTDQELVRIASEDIPKLSVRDLPIALARKGSGATTVAATSYIANLAGIRVFATGGLGGVHRGASETFDESADLTVLSEVPITVVSAGVKSILDIPATLERLESLSVIVLGYGTDKFPSFWLTDSGEQLDWSVADASGVAEVMASRDALSQNAAILVANPLPESEQLDPAVHDKALTEALRLADEQGLSGKEVTPFLLLTIVELTGGKSLAVNLKIAENNIRVAGEIALSWASR, from the coding sequence GTGACGCTGCCGCTGAGCATCTCGCCCGCCGTTCAAACCGCGCTCGATGCTGGGCAGCCGGTCGTCGCGTTGGAGTCGACGATCATCTCCCATGGGCTTCCGCGGCCTGACAACCTCGAGGCGGCGCGCGGGTTCGAGGCGATCCTCACTGGCATGGGTGTCGTACCGGCGACGATCGCGGTGCTCGACGGCCAGCTCAAGGCCGGGCTGACGGACCAAGAACTCGTACGCATTGCGTCGGAAGACATCCCCAAGCTCAGCGTGCGCGATCTGCCGATCGCCCTGGCTCGCAAGGGAAGCGGAGCGACGACTGTGGCCGCGACCTCGTACATCGCCAACCTCGCTGGCATCCGGGTGTTCGCCACGGGTGGGCTTGGCGGCGTTCACCGTGGCGCATCCGAGACATTCGACGAGTCCGCCGACCTGACGGTGCTGTCGGAGGTGCCGATCACGGTCGTCTCCGCCGGCGTGAAGTCGATCCTCGATATCCCCGCGACGCTCGAGCGGCTGGAGTCGCTGAGCGTGATCGTGCTCGGATATGGCACGGACAAGTTCCCGAGCTTCTGGCTCACCGATTCCGGAGAGCAGCTCGACTGGTCGGTCGCGGACGCCTCCGGTGTCGCTGAGGTCATGGCATCGCGCGACGCGCTGAGCCAGAACGCAGCGATCCTCGTCGCCAACCCGCTGCCCGAATCCGAGCAGCTCGATCCTGCCGTGCACGACAAAGCGCTCACCGAAGCATTGCGCTTGGCCGACGAGCAGGGCCTTTCCGGCAAAGAGGTCACCCCTTTCCTTCTGCTGACGATCGTGGAGCTGACTGGCGGCAAGAGCCTCGCCGTGAACCTCAAGATCGCTGAGAACAACATCCGAGTGGCCGGAGAGATCGCACTGTCCTGGGCTTCACGATGA
- the dcd gene encoding dCTP deaminase, translating into MLLSDRDILAEIDAGRIALDPFDPGMIQPSSIDVRLDKFFRVFDNHKYPHIDPAVDQSDLTREVEVGTDEAFILHPGEFVLGSTYELVTLPDDIAARLEGKSSLGRLGLMTHSTAGFIDPGFSGHVTLELANVATLPIKLYPGMKIGQVCYFRLTSPAENPYGSAKYGSRYQGQRGPTASRSHANFHRTEI; encoded by the coding sequence GTGCTTCTCTCAGACCGCGACATCCTGGCCGAGATCGACGCTGGGCGCATTGCGCTCGACCCGTTTGACCCGGGGATGATCCAGCCGTCGAGCATTGACGTGCGTCTCGACAAGTTCTTCCGCGTCTTCGACAACCACAAGTACCCGCACATCGACCCGGCCGTCGATCAAAGCGATCTGACGCGCGAGGTCGAGGTTGGCACCGACGAGGCGTTCATCCTGCATCCCGGCGAGTTCGTGCTCGGCTCCACCTACGAGCTGGTCACGCTGCCCGACGACATCGCCGCTCGGCTCGAGGGCAAGTCGTCGCTCGGCCGCCTTGGCCTGATGACCCACTCGACCGCCGGCTTCATCGACCCCGGCTTCTCGGGTCACGTGACTCTGGAGCTCGCCAACGTGGCGACGCTGCCGATCAAGCTCTACCCAGGAATGAAGATCGGCCAGGTCTGCTATTTCCGCCTGACATCGCCGGCTGAGAACCCATACGGCTCGGCGAAGTACGGTTCGCGATACCAGGGCCAGCGAGGCCCGACGGCGTCGCGCTCGCACGCGAACTTCCACCGCACCGAGATCTAG
- a CDS encoding APC family permease, whose translation MDKPKAPIATESTYAAEQKQHLVKTLSGFDMVFFTVAVIVGLDLIGQAASYGAEAFTWTLVLVFLFLLPYGLVMAEVGSAFTAEGGPYEWVKMTMGRFWAGLNTIFYWITNPFWVGGSLAFVGTEAWSSGISNISSGGFWDYAFKFLFIWLTISSAIISFKIGKWIPTLGAMLKIGLVVIFAITVIAYGIKNGVEGFKLGDLKPSSAGLLAIAPLILFSFVGFEGQNGAAEEMKDPKKDVPSSIFKSGLLAAFCYLTPIFLVLLVLPSEAITGLGGFLDAVKESYSIYGGAQDALYGITCFLFILTLANSGAAWMMCGDRVLAVAAADGAFFPYFGAFHPTLGTPLRANLLSGVAATAFSFAAIKLLNSGSAATFEVVLLIAISTTLISYILMFPAVYLLRRSHPDVPRPYRLGASGDGLMLGSVILITFWVVLGSWTAVFPGTLDRLLGLDYDFVDNWGMSMAKFETFTLGTLAVVVTVAVLGYVSGTKVRSDLVEVPLAPPDAAEEVPAS comes from the coding sequence ATGGACAAGCCCAAAGCGCCTATTGCCACCGAGTCGACGTACGCCGCAGAGCAGAAGCAGCACCTGGTCAAGACCCTCAGCGGATTCGACATGGTGTTCTTCACGGTCGCGGTCATCGTCGGACTCGACCTCATCGGCCAAGCCGCGTCGTATGGCGCTGAAGCGTTCACCTGGACCTTGGTTCTCGTGTTCTTGTTCCTCCTCCCGTATGGCCTCGTCATGGCCGAAGTCGGCTCCGCGTTCACCGCCGAGGGTGGCCCGTACGAATGGGTCAAGATGACGATGGGCCGGTTCTGGGCCGGCCTCAACACGATCTTCTACTGGATCACCAACCCGTTCTGGGTGGGCGGCTCGCTGGCGTTCGTCGGTACCGAGGCGTGGTCGTCCGGCATCTCCAACATCAGCAGTGGCGGCTTCTGGGACTACGCCTTCAAGTTCCTCTTCATCTGGCTCACGATTTCCAGCGCGATCATCAGCTTCAAGATCGGCAAGTGGATCCCGACATTGGGCGCCATGCTCAAGATCGGCCTGGTCGTCATCTTCGCGATCACCGTCATCGCCTACGGCATCAAAAATGGTGTCGAAGGATTCAAGCTAGGCGACCTCAAGCCGAGCAGCGCGGGCCTGCTGGCCATCGCACCTCTGATCTTGTTCAGCTTCGTCGGCTTCGAAGGGCAGAACGGCGCCGCGGAAGAAATGAAGGACCCGAAGAAGGACGTACCGAGCTCGATCTTCAAGTCGGGTCTGCTGGCTGCGTTCTGCTATCTGACTCCTATCTTCCTGGTCCTGCTCGTCCTGCCGAGCGAGGCCATCACCGGACTGGGTGGGTTCCTCGACGCAGTCAAGGAGAGCTACTCGATCTACGGCGGAGCCCAGGACGCGCTGTATGGCATCACCTGCTTCCTGTTCATCCTGACGCTCGCCAACTCGGGTGCAGCGTGGATGATGTGCGGCGATCGCGTCCTTGCGGTGGCAGCGGCCGACGGCGCGTTCTTCCCGTACTTCGGTGCTTTCCACCCGACGCTCGGTACGCCCCTTCGGGCCAACCTGCTCAGTGGTGTTGCTGCGACTGCCTTCTCGTTCGCTGCCATCAAGCTGCTCAACAGTGGCAGCGCCGCAACGTTCGAGGTGGTGCTGCTGATCGCGATATCGACCACGCTCATCAGCTACATCCTGATGTTCCCGGCGGTCTATCTGTTGCGTCGCTCGCACCCTGATGTGCCTCGCCCGTACCGCCTCGGCGCGAGCGGCGATGGTCTGATGCTCGGCAGCGTCATTCTCATCACCTTCTGGGTCGTGCTCGGTTCGTGGACGGCGGTTTTCCCTGGAACACTCGACCGACTGCTGGGTCTCGACTACGACTTCGTCGACAACTGGGGCATGAGCATGGCCAAGTTCGAGACATTTACGCTCGGCACGCTTGCCGTGGTCGTCACCGTCGCTGTACTCGGCTACGTGTCCGGCACGAAGGTCCGGTCCGATCTGGTCGAAGTTCCACTCGCGCCGCCAGATGCGGCGGAAGAGGTGCCCGCGTCCTAA
- a CDS encoding zinc-binding dehydrogenase — protein sequence MRAVLCHQGNLSVADIDTPVPAKGQLLLEVQRCGICGSDLHARVHGDELGKVMVESGYDDFMRSDQNIVLGHELYGVIAEHGPGSRKKLAVGTPVVSLPLLRNPGSVDTLGLSAKAPGAYAEHLLTQENLTLKVPNGLSPDVAVLTEPMAVGWHAVARGEASKKDVAVVVGCGPVGLAVITILKSRGVRTIIASDPSPGRRALATKVGATSVVDPTEGSPFATAKDHKHFTTVPDTLGAAMDAIDQMSKLPVGWWHAWRAADKIGATNPKAPVVFECVGNPGMIDSIMAGAPMFSRIVVVGVCMGGDQIRPSMAINKEIDLRFVIGYTPLEFRDTLHALAEGKVDPSAMLTGRVGLDGVANAFTALGDPETHAKIVIDPRLDGSEVNQA from the coding sequence ATGCGCGCTGTCCTCTGCCATCAGGGCAACCTCTCGGTTGCCGACATCGACACTCCCGTACCCGCCAAGGGGCAACTGCTCCTTGAGGTTCAACGTTGCGGCATCTGCGGATCCGACCTCCACGCCCGTGTCCACGGCGACGAACTGGGCAAGGTGATGGTCGAGTCCGGCTATGACGACTTCATGCGGTCCGACCAGAACATCGTGTTGGGCCACGAGCTCTACGGCGTGATCGCCGAGCATGGACCGGGCAGTCGCAAGAAGCTCGCCGTCGGTACGCCGGTCGTCTCACTTCCGTTGCTGCGCAATCCCGGCAGCGTCGACACTCTGGGCTTGTCTGCGAAGGCACCGGGTGCGTACGCCGAGCACCTCCTCACGCAGGAGAACCTGACGCTCAAGGTTCCCAATGGACTGTCCCCCGATGTCGCCGTACTGACTGAGCCGATGGCCGTCGGCTGGCATGCCGTCGCTCGCGGTGAGGCGTCCAAGAAGGATGTCGCCGTCGTGGTCGGCTGCGGACCGGTCGGTCTCGCGGTCATCACGATCCTGAAGTCGCGTGGCGTCCGTACGATCATCGCCAGCGACCCGTCGCCAGGACGCCGAGCACTCGCCACCAAGGTGGGCGCAACAAGCGTCGTTGACCCGACCGAGGGTTCACCGTTCGCGACCGCCAAGGACCACAAGCACTTCACCACGGTGCCGGACACCTTGGGTGCGGCCATGGATGCGATCGATCAGATGTCGAAACTGCCCGTCGGTTGGTGGCACGCCTGGCGCGCCGCCGACAAGATCGGCGCGACCAATCCCAAGGCTCCGGTCGTCTTCGAGTGCGTCGGCAACCCCGGGATGATCGACAGCATCATGGCGGGGGCGCCCATGTTCTCGCGCATCGTTGTGGTTGGCGTCTGTATGGGGGGCGATCAGATCCGTCCGTCGATGGCGATCAACAAGGAGATCGATCTGCGCTTCGTCATCGGCTACACGCCTCTGGAGTTCAGGGACACCCTGCATGCTCTCGCCGAGGGCAAGGTCGATCCGTCGGCGATGCTGACTGGCCGGGTAGGACTCGATGGCGTGGCCAACGCCTTCACCGCACTCGGTGATCCGGAGACTCACGCCAAGATCGTCATCGATCCTCGCCTCGACGGCTCGGAGGTGAACCAGGCTTGA
- a CDS encoding GNAT family N-acetyltransferase, with amino-acid sequence MAFTIREDDLSGTDIRVLLEAHLADLSQHSPACSVHAMPVDRLREPDVTFWSVWSGDRLVGCGALKEIDATHGEVKSMRTVDDVKGQGVGALMLDHLLAEAKHRGYARVSLETGSNEPFQPALRLYARHGFEECGPFADYAEDPWSVYLTKVL; translated from the coding sequence ATGGCGTTCACGATCCGCGAGGACGACCTGTCAGGTACCGACATACGTGTCCTTCTGGAAGCTCACCTTGCTGACCTTTCCCAGCATTCGCCCGCGTGCAGCGTGCACGCCATGCCTGTCGACCGGCTTCGCGAACCCGATGTCACGTTCTGGTCGGTATGGTCCGGCGATCGCCTCGTCGGCTGCGGCGCGCTCAAGGAGATCGACGCGACGCACGGCGAAGTGAAGTCGATGCGCACGGTCGATGATGTGAAGGGCCAGGGCGTCGGCGCGCTCATGCTCGATCACCTGCTTGCCGAGGCGAAGCATCGCGGCTATGCGCGGGTCAGCCTCGAGACCGGCAGTAACGAACCCTTCCAGCCCGCCCTTCGTCTGTACGCCCGGCACGGCTTCGAGGAGTGCGGCCCGTTCGCCGACTACGCCGAAGACCCGTGGAGCGTCTACCTGACCAAGGTCCTCTAG
- a CDS encoding LysR family transcriptional regulator, with protein sequence MDVKRLELLRELAERGTVGAVADVTGVTPSAVSQQLKVLEKEAGVALLEPSGRGVALTAAGRALAQTATDIAVAIAKAESEWREFMEQPAGDVTLTTFASGGEMLLPGLLTRLADEPHINLVCTDLDVSKFEFADLTPDYDIVIADSPTTSASWHERGLQVIPLMSEPLDVALPEDHRLASKPSLSPKDVVSETWIGAPHDYPFDRVLSQVVASTGEPVRIAQRIADNGIVESMVAAGHGIAILPRFTTREHGNGLVTRPLVGIRAKREISALLRPDRFERPSVRFVVQALRDEARAVSDAHQAV encoded by the coding sequence ATGGACGTGAAAAGGCTTGAGCTCCTGCGTGAATTGGCCGAGAGGGGCACGGTGGGTGCCGTTGCGGACGTGACAGGAGTCACGCCATCGGCGGTCTCCCAACAGCTGAAAGTGCTGGAAAAAGAGGCAGGAGTGGCCCTCCTCGAGCCGTCCGGTCGAGGTGTCGCATTGACCGCCGCTGGTCGAGCTCTCGCGCAGACAGCGACGGACATCGCGGTCGCCATCGCCAAGGCTGAGTCCGAGTGGCGAGAGTTCATGGAGCAGCCCGCCGGCGATGTCACGCTGACGACCTTTGCCAGCGGTGGCGAGATGCTTTTGCCCGGCTTGTTGACCCGTCTCGCTGACGAGCCACACATCAATCTGGTGTGCACCGATCTGGACGTGTCGAAGTTCGAGTTCGCCGACCTGACGCCCGACTACGACATCGTCATCGCGGATTCGCCCACGACATCAGCGAGCTGGCATGAGCGCGGACTGCAGGTCATCCCCCTGATGAGTGAGCCGCTCGACGTCGCGCTACCTGAGGATCACCGGCTGGCATCGAAGCCGAGCCTGTCACCCAAGGATGTCGTGAGCGAGACGTGGATTGGGGCGCCGCACGACTACCCATTCGACCGGGTGCTGAGTCAGGTAGTCGCCAGCACAGGTGAGCCGGTGCGTATTGCGCAGCGTATTGCTGACAACGGCATCGTCGAGTCGATGGTGGCCGCTGGTCACGGGATTGCGATCCTGCCGCGGTTTACGACTCGAGAGCACGGGAACGGTCTGGTCACACGGCCGCTGGTTGGTATTCGAGCGAAGCGTGAGATCTCGGCGTTGCTGCGGCCGGACCGCTTCGAGCGGCCGTCCGTACGTTTCGTCGTCCAAGCCCTGCGCGACGAGGCGCGGGCTGTCTCAGACGCGCACCAGGCGGTCTAG
- a CDS encoding LLM class flavin-dependent oxidoreductase, with protein sequence MTLPIMEPDLGPDTLEDWSRAIDAGPFSSLCFGERMAFDNPETLTLLGAVAAWTERVRLVTTVIVPQLHEPVMLAKALATGDVLSKGRLTAGFGVGGRDEDYRAVGAPMSSKTMAGMAERVAVMKRVWAGEKVTEAQRPVGPAPVQHGGPEILVGTTGPKTIQSASVWADGLAGFELDLDLARTETLFDVARTAWSDAGRPAPRLTTSFWFALDDGDGSARVQMHRHLRHYMNWLPVDLVDALAPAAGFAGTEAELLDVLKRFEDIGTDEVQLVPTGSDISAVHRIAAAIS encoded by the coding sequence ATGACATTGCCGATTATGGAACCGGACCTCGGGCCCGACACCCTTGAGGATTGGTCCCGCGCAATCGACGCAGGTCCCTTCTCTTCGCTCTGCTTCGGGGAGCGAATGGCATTCGACAACCCGGAGACGCTGACGCTCCTGGGCGCCGTGGCTGCCTGGACTGAACGAGTCCGGCTGGTGACAACGGTGATCGTCCCGCAGCTGCATGAGCCGGTGATGCTGGCCAAGGCTTTGGCAACGGGCGACGTCCTCAGCAAGGGCCGGCTCACGGCTGGCTTCGGCGTTGGAGGCCGCGACGAGGACTACCGCGCCGTCGGCGCTCCCATGTCGAGCAAGACTATGGCGGGTATGGCCGAGCGGGTTGCCGTCATGAAGCGCGTCTGGGCGGGGGAGAAGGTCACGGAGGCGCAGCGACCGGTGGGTCCGGCGCCTGTGCAGCACGGAGGCCCCGAGATCCTGGTCGGCACGACTGGGCCGAAGACGATTCAGAGTGCGTCGGTGTGGGCAGACGGGCTTGCCGGGTTCGAGCTCGATCTGGATCTTGCGCGCACCGAGACGCTGTTCGACGTCGCGCGTACGGCGTGGAGCGACGCGGGACGGCCTGCGCCGCGGCTCACCACCTCGTTCTGGTTCGCGCTCGACGACGGCGACGGCAGCGCCCGCGTCCAGATGCACCGCCACCTCAGGCACTACATGAACTGGTTGCCGGTGGACCTGGTCGACGCCCTGGCGCCAGCTGCGGGCTTCGCCGGTACGGAAGCCGAGCTGCTCGACGTACTGAAGCGGTTCGAGGACATCGGCACCGATGAGGTGCAGCTGGTTCCGACCGGTTCAGACATCTCAGCCGTGCATCGGATCGCAGCAGCCATCTCCTGA